In Streptomyces liangshanensis, the DNA window CCACCTGGAGCAGGTGCTCGCGGGCGATGTGGAAGGTGACCTCGCCGCGGTCCACGACCGTCTTCTCGATCGCGTTGCCGGGGACGATCCCCTGCTCCTCCAGGGCGCCTTCGAGCTCGTCGGCGATCTGGTCGAAGACCCCGTTCGGGCCGCCGTAGGGGCGGGCGGTCGCGCCCGGCAGGACGACGGACCTGCGCAGGCCGCCGTAACCGGACGTGTCCCCGCCGTTGTTGGCGCCGAACATGCCCTTGCGTACGCCGATGACCTCACTACGGTCGTCGCGCGCGGAGGGAACGTTCTTTCCGGCCGCGTCCTCCGCGCCGTTCCGCCCGGGCGTACCGGACCCGTTGTCGTGCCCGGACGTGCCGGGACGCTGCTCGCCGCTCACCGCAGCAGCCCCTTCATCTCGATCAGCGGGAGCGCCTTGAGGGCCGCTTCCTCCGCCTCGCGGGCCGCCTCCTCGGCGTTGACCCCGAGCTTGGAGTTCTGGATCTTCTCGTGGAGCTTGAGAATGGCGTCCAACAGCATCTCGGGACGCGGCGGGCAGCCGGGCAGGTAGATGTCGACCGGCACGATGTGGTCGACGCCCTGCACGATCGCGTAGTTGTTGAACATGCCGCCCGACGAGGCGCACACCCCCATGGAGATCACCCACTTGGGGTTCGGCATCTGGTCGTAGACCTGCCGCAGGACGGGCGCCATCTTCTGGCTCACCCGCCCGGCCACGATCATCAGGTCGGCCTGGCGCGGCGAACCGCGGAAGACCTCCATGCCGAACCGCGCCAGGTCGTACCGCCCCGCGCCGGTCGTCATCATCTCGATGGCGCAGCAGGCGAGGCCGAAGGTGGCGGGGAATACGGAGGACTTCCGCACCCACCCCGAGGCCTGTTCGACCGTGGTCAGCAGGAAACCGCTAGGCAGCTTCTCTTCGAGTCCCATTGGTGGCCCCTCAGCCCCTTTAGTCCCATTCCAGACCGCCCCGCCGCCACACATACGCGTAGGCGACGAAGACGGTGAGCACGAAGAGCAGCATCTCCACGAGCCCGAAGATCCCCAGGGAGTCGAAGGTGACGGCCCAGGGGTAAAGGAAGACGATCTCGATGTCGAAGACGATGAAGAGCATCGCCGTCAGGTAGTACTTGATGGGAAAGCGGCCGCCTCCGGCCGGCGTCGGCGTGGGCTCGATGCCACACTCGTACGCTTCAAGTTTGGC includes these proteins:
- a CDS encoding NADH-quinone oxidoreductase subunit A, producing the protein MNAYAPILVLGALGAGFAIFSVVMATLIGPRRYNRAKLEAYECGIEPTPTPAGGGRFPIKYYLTAMLFIVFDIEIVFLYPWAVTFDSLGIFGLVEMLLFVLTVFVAYAYVWRRGGLEWD
- a CDS encoding NuoB/complex I 20 kDa subunit family protein; protein product: MGLEEKLPSGFLLTTVEQASGWVRKSSVFPATFGLACCAIEMMTTGAGRYDLARFGMEVFRGSPRQADLMIVAGRVSQKMAPVLRQVYDQMPNPKWVISMGVCASSGGMFNNYAIVQGVDHIVPVDIYLPGCPPRPEMLLDAILKLHEKIQNSKLGVNAEEAAREAEEAALKALPLIEMKGLLR